A portion of the Gossypium arboreum isolate Shixiya-1 chromosome 8, ASM2569848v2, whole genome shotgun sequence genome contains these proteins:
- the LOC128279389 gene encoding uncharacterized protein LOC128279389, whose translation MSLSLSLSLFYMSYKPLYFLPLLPRFTSSSSLLPFSILPLFFSFKKIASKSGFKLLYESSETMRLENSKKNKLPWPKTLVKKWFNTKTKAQDFHADDVLYRGVDEDWKHKHKFSKRETFNIKKSKTG comes from the exons atgTCTCTGTCACTGTCACTGTCTCTCTTTTATATGTCCTACAAACCTCTGTATTTCCTACCATTACTTCCACGCttcacttcttcttcttctctgctTCCTTTTTCAATTCTCCCTCTGTTTTTTTCCTTCAAAAAAATTGCTTCCAAATCTGGGTTTAAGCTTTTATATGAAAGCTCTGAAACAATGAGACTTGAAAACTCCAAGAAGAACAag CTTCCATGGCCCAAAACATTGGTCAAGAAATGGTTCAATACCAAGACTAAAGCTCAGGACTTTCATGCTGATGATGTTCTTTAtagag gtGTTGATGAAGATTGGAAGCATAAACACAAATTCTCAAAGAGGGAGACTTTTAATATAAAGAAAAGCAAAACAGGTTAG
- the LOC108469160 gene encoding type IV inositol polyphosphate 5-phosphatase 6-like, giving the protein MVERLNKKYSDSQFKDIHDYRVFVATWNVAGKSPPSCLDLEDWLHTSPPADIYVLGFQEIVPLNAGNVLGTEDNGPAKKWLALIRKTLNSNPGTRPVTDPLVELDADFEGSMRRKTSFQSMSPSDCDTNSRWGSSESDDETDSPKTDSPVNMQSFGESFAMEETDNQNGHSRYCLAASKQMVGIFLTVWVKNDLRDNVRDMKVSCVGRGLMGYLGNKGSISISMSLHQTSFCFVCSHLTSGQKDGDELRRNSDVMEILKKTRFPRVHGVKDEKSPQTILDHDRIIWLGDLNYRIALSYGYAKALVEMRDWKALLENDQLRIEQKQGRVFEGWSEGKIYFPPTYKYSYNSDRYAVEDRHPKEKRRTPAWCDRILWYGTGLYQLSYVRGESKFSDHRPVYSVFSAKVESINRSRIRKSTSCSGTRVEVEELLPQ; this is encoded by the exons ATGGTAGAGAGATTGAACAAGAAATATTCAGATTCTCAGTTTAAAGACATACATGATTATAG GGTATTTGTTGCAACATGGAATGTAGCTGGTAAATCTCCTCCAAGTTGTTTGGATCTTGAAGATTGGCTTCATACATCTCCACCAGCTGATATTTATGTTCTCGG GTTTCAAGAGATTGTTCCTTTGAATGCTGGTAATGTTTTGGGGACCGAAGACAACGGTCCAGCAAAGAAATGGTTAGCTCTCATTAGGAAGACTTTGAATAGTAATCCGGGTACCAGACCGGTCACTGACCCGCTCGTGGAACTTGATGCGGACTTTGAAGGATCAATGAGGCGGAAAACTTCGTTTCAATCCATGAGTCCTAGTGATTGTGACACTAATTCCAGATGGGGTTCCTCTGAATCCGATGACGAGACAGATTCACCGAAAACAGATTCACCAGTGAACATGCAGTCTTTCGGTGAATCTTTTGCCATGGAGGAAACCGATAACCAGAACGGGCATTCGAGGTATTGTTTGGCTGCTAGCAAGCAAATGGTAGGCATATTTCTTACCGTATGGGTGAAGAATGATCTTCGAGACAATGTTCGGGACATGAAAGTGTCGTGTGTCGGGCGAGGATTGATGGGTTATCTCGGAAACAAG GGCTCCATTTCAATTAGCATGTCTTTGCATCAAACCAGCTTTTGCTTCGTGTGTAGTCACTTAACCTCAGGACAAAAGGACGGTGATGAGCTTCGAAGAAACTCCGATGTTATGGAGATCCTTAAAAAGACGAGGTTTCCCAGGGTTCATGGCGTGAAAGATGAGAAATCTCCACAAACGATTCTAGACCATGA TCGTATTATATGGCTTGGGGATTTGAATTATCGGATTGCTCTTTCATACGGATATGCAAAGGCTCTAGTCGAGATGCGCGATTGGAAAGCACTGTTAGAGAATGATCAG CTTCGGATCGAGCAGAAGCAAGGCCGAGTTTTCGAGGGATGGAGTGAAGGAAAAATATATTTCCCTCCCACATACAAGTATTCATACAATTCCGACAGGTACGCCGTGGAAGATAGGCACCCGAAGGAGAAACGAAGAACCCCGGCATG GTGTGATAGGATACTATGGTACGGAACAGGTCTGTATCAGTTATCCTATGTTCGAGGGGAGTCCAAATTCTCCGATCATAGGCCTGTTTACAGTGTATTTTCCGCCAAGGTCGAATCAATTAATCGTAGTCGAATTCGGAAAAGTACGAGTTGTTCCGGAACCAGGGTCGAGGTTGAAGAGCTGTTACCACAGTAA
- the LOC108469462 gene encoding germin-like protein subfamily 2 member 1, producing METFRYLFLVTFALVFGSSHADPDLLQDICVANLSSGVKMNGFPCKNPSTIRADDFFFAGFAQPSIPNNTVGSLVTAANVEKIPGLNTLGVSMSRIDYAPGGVNPPHTHPRATEIVFVLEGELEVGFLTTSNKLISKVIKKGEIFVFPKGLVHFQKNIGWTPAAVVTAFNSQFPGTQSIAATLFAASPTILNDVLSKAFQINNSEVEKIKLKLKPKK from the exons ATGGAGACTTTTCGATATCTTTTTCTCGTAACTTTTGCTTTAGTGTTTGGATCCTCCCATGCTGATCCAGACTTGCTTCAAGATATATGTGTTGCCAATCTTTCTTCAG GAGTGAAAATGAATGGGTTCCCTTGCAAGAACCCCTCAACTATAAGAGCAGATGACTTCTTCTTTGCTGGATTCGCCCAACCAAGCATCCCAAACAACACTGTGGGGTCGCTTGTCACAGCGGCTAATGTGGAAAAAATTCCAGGTCTCAACACTCTTGGCGTCTCCATGTCTCGCATTGATTATGCCCCTGGTGGGGTCAACCCTCCCCACACCCACCCACGAGCAACAGAGATAGTGTTTGTTTTGGAAGGTGAACTAGAAGTTGGCTTCTTAACTACATCCAACAAGTTGATATCAAAGGTGATTAAAAAGGGTGAAATATTTGTGTTCCCTAAAGGATTGGTGCATTTCCAAAAAAACATTGGGTGGACGCCTGCTGCTGTTGTTACTGCCTTCAATAGCCAATTCCCAGGAACACAATCTATTGCTGCCACTCTATTTGCAGCCTCGCCAACCATTCTTAATGATGTATTGAGCAAAGCGTTCCAAATTAATAACAGTGAAGTTGAGAAAATCAAGTTGAAACTGAAACCTAAAAAATAG